One segment of Brassica napus cultivar Da-Ae unplaced genomic scaffold, Da-Ae ScsIHWf_682;HRSCAF=993, whole genome shotgun sequence DNA contains the following:
- the LOC125605011 gene encoding ATP synthase subunit alpha, chloroplastic-like: MVTIKADEISNIIRERIEQYNREVTIVNTGTVLQVGDGIARIYGLDEVMAGELVEFEEGTIGIALNLESNNVGVVLMGDGLMIQEGSSVKATGKIAQIPVSEAYLGRVINALANPIDGRGKISASESRLIESPAPGIISRRSVYEPLQTGLIAIDSMIPIGRGQRELIIGDRQTGKTAVATDTILNQQGQNVICVYVAIGQKASSVAQVVTSLQERGAMDYTIVVAETADSPATLQYLAPYTGAKLLRINWQEVNDCVSY; the protein is encoded by the coding sequence ATGGTAACCATTAAAGCCGatgaaattagtaatattatccGTGAACGTATTGAGCAATATAATAGAGAAGTGACGATTGTAAATACCGGTACCGTACTTCAAGTGGGCGACGGCATCGCTCGGATTTATGGTCTTGATGAAGTAATGGCAGGTGAATTAGTAGAATTTGAGGAGGGTACTATAGGTATTGCCCTTAATTTAGAATCAAATAATGTTGGTGTTGTATTAATGGGTGACGGTTTGATGATCCAAGAAGGAAGTTCAGTCAAAGCTACGGGAAAAATTGCTCAGATACCCGTGAGTGAGGCTTATTTGGGGCGTGTTATAAACGCCTTGGCTAACCCTATTGATGGTCGAGGTAAGATTTCAGCTTCTGAATCTCGGTTAATTGAATCTCCTGCCCCAGGTATTATTTCGAGACGTTCTGTATATGAGCCTCTTCAAACAGGACTTATTGCTATTGATTCCATGATCCCTATAGGACGCGGCCAGCGGGAATTAATTATTGGTGACAGACAGACCGGTAAAACAGCAGTAGCCACAGATACAATTCTCAATCAACAAGGTCAAAATGTAATATGTGTTTATGTGGCTATTGGTCAAAAAGCTTCTTCCGTGGCTCAGGTAGTGACTAGTTTACAGGAACGAGGGGCAATGGACTACACTATTGTGGTAGCTGAAACGGCTGATTCCCCAGCTACGTTACAATACCTCGCGCCTTATACAGGAGCCAAGCTACTCAGAATCAATTGGCAAGAGGTCAACGATTGCGTGAGTTACTGA
- the LOC125605007 gene encoding photosystem II protein D1, with protein MTAILERRESESLWGRFCNWITSTENRLYIGWFGVLMIPTLLTATSVFIIAFIAAPPVDIDGIREPVSGSLLYGNNIISGAIIPTSAAIGLHFYPIWEAASVDEWLYNGGPYELIVLHFLLGVACYMGREWELSFRLGMRPWIAVAYSAPVAAATAVFLIYPIGQGSFSDGMPLGISGTFNFMIVFQAEHNILMHPFHMLGVAGVFGGSLFSAMHGSLVTSSLIRETTENESANEGYRFGQEEETYNIVAAHGYFGRLIFQYASFNNSRSLHFFLAAWPVVGIWFTALGISTMAFNLNGFNFNQSVVDSQGRVINTWADIINRANLGMEVMHERNAHNFPLDLAAVEAPSING; from the coding sequence ATGACTGCAATTTTAGAGAGACGCGAAAGCGAAAGCCTATGGGGTCGCTTCTGTAACTGGATAACTAGTACTGAAAACCGTCTTTACATTGGAtggtttggtgttttgatgatCCCTACCTTATTGACCGCAACTTCCGTTTTTATTATCGCATTCATTGCTGCTCCTCCAGTAGATATTGATGGTATTCGTGAACCTGTTTCTGGATCTCTTCTTTACGGAAACAATATTATTTCAGGTGCCATTATTCCTACTTCTGCAGCTATTGGTTTGCATTTTTACCCGATCTGGGAAGCTGCATCCGTTGATGAATGGCTATACAACGGTGGTCCTTATGAACTAATTGTTCTACACTTTTTACTTGGTGTAGCTTGTTATATGGGTCGTGAGTGGGAACTTAGTTTCCGTCTGGGTATGCGTCCTTGGATTGCTGTTGCATATTCAGCTCCTGTTGCAGCTGCTACTGCTGTTTTCTTGATCTACCCAATTGGTCAAGGAAGTTTTTCTGATGGTATGCCTCTAGGAATCTCTGGTACTTTCAACTTTATGATTGTATTCCAGGCTGAGCACAACATTCTTATGCACCCATTTCACATGTTAGGTGTAGCTGGTGTATTCGGCGGCTCCCTATTTAGTGCTATGCATGGTTCTTTGGTAACTTCTAGTTTGATCAGGGAAACCACAGAAAATGAATCTGCTAATGAAGGTTACAGATTcggtcaagaagaagaaacttacaACATTGTAGCTGCTCACGGTTATTTTGGCCGATTGATCTTCCAATATGCTAGTTTCAACAATTCTCGTTCTTTACATTTCTTCTTAGCGGCTTGGCCGGTAGTAGGTATTTGGTTTACTGCTTTAGGTATTAGTACTATGGCTTTCAACCTAAATGGTTTCAATTTCAACCAATCAGTAGTTGATAGTCAAGGACGTGTTATTAATACTTGGGCTGATATTATTAACCGTGCTAACCTTGGTATGGAAGTTATGCATGAACGTAATGCTCACAACTTCCCTCTAGACCTAGCTGCTGTTGAGGCTCCATCTATAAATGGATAA
- the LOC125605003 gene encoding protein Ycf2-like, with amino-acid sequence MESIPNIYAMVLYFDRVQISKFDIFRYFSDLLRILSSSQKFVSIFHDIMYGLDISWRILQKKLCLPQRNLISEISSKSLHNLLLSEEMIHRNNESSLISTHLRSPNVREVLYSILFLLLVAGYIVRTHLLFVSRAYSELQTEFEKIKSLMIPSYMIELRKLLDRYPTSEQNSFWLKNLFLVALEQLGDCLEEIRGSGGNMLWGGDPAYGVKSIRSKKTDLKINFIDIIDLISIIPNPINRITFSRNTRHLSHTSKDIYSLIRKRKNVSGDWIDDKIESWVANSDSIDDKEREFLVQFSTLRAEKRIDQILLSLTHSDHLSKNDSGYQMIEQPGTIYLRYLVDIHKKYLMNYEFNTSCLAERRIFLAHYQTITYSQTSCGANSFHFPSHGKPFSLRLALSPSRSILVIGSIGTGRSYLVKYLATNSYVPFITVCLNKFLDNKPKGFFLMISILMIVTILMLVTILIVNLIRSWSF; translated from the coding sequence ATGGAATCTATTCCAAACATATATGCCATGGTTCTTTACTTCGACAGGGtacaaatatctaaatttgatatttttagatatttttcagACCTATTGCGGATACTAAGTAGCAGTCAAAAATTTGTATCCATTTTTCATGATATTATGTATGGATTAGATATATCATGGCGAATTCTTCAGAAAAAATTGTGTCTTCCACAAAGGAATCTGATAAGTGAGATTTCGAGTAAGTCTTTACATAATCTTCTTCTGTCCGAAGAAATGATTCATCGAAATAATGAGTCATCGTTGATATCGACACATCTGAGATCGCCAAATGTTCGTGAGGTCCTCTATTCAatccttttccttcttcttgttgCTGGATATATCGTTCGTACACATCTTCTCTTTGTTTCCCGAGCCTATAGTGAGTTACAGACAGAGTTCGAAAAGATCAAATCTTTGATGATTCCATCATACATGATTGAGTTGCGAAAACTTCTGGATAGGTATCCTACATCTGAACAGAATTCTTTCTGGTTAAAGAATCTTTTTCTAGTTGCTCTGGAACAATTAGGAGATTGTCTAGAAGAAATACGGGGTTCTGGCGGCAACATGCTATGGGGTGGTGATCCCGCTTATGGGGTCAAATCAATACGTTCTAAGAAgacagatttgaaaataaacttCATCGATATCATCGATCTCATAAGTATCATACCAAATCCCATCAATCGAATCACTTTTTCGAGAAATACGAGACATCTAAGTCATACAAGTAAAGACATCTATTCattgataagaaaaagaaaaaacgtgaGCGGTGATtggattgatgataaaatagaaTCCTGGGTCGCGAACAGTGATTCGATTGATGATAAAGAAAGAGAATTCTTGGTTCAGTTCTCCACCTTAAGGGCAGAAAAAAGGATTGATCAAATTCTATTGAGTCTGACTCATAGTGATCATTTATCAAAGAATGACTCTGGTTATCAAATGATTGAACAACCGGGAACAATTTACTTACGATACTTAGTTGACATTCATAAAAAGTATCTAATGAATTATGAGTTCAATACATCCTGTTTAGCAGAAAGACGGATATTCCTTGCTCATTATCAGacaatcacttattcacaaacTTCGTGTGGGGCTAATAGTTTTCATTTCCCGTCTCATGGAAAACCCTTTTCGCTCCGCTTAGCCCTATCCCCCTCTAGGAGTATTTTAGTGATAGGTTCTATAGGAACCGGACGATCCTATTTGGTCAAATACCTAGCGACAAACTCCTATGTTCCTTTCATTACAGTATGTCTGAACAAGTTCCTGGATAACAAGCCGAAAGGTTTTTTCTTGATGATATCGATATTGATGATAGTGACGATATTGATGCTAGTAACGATATTGATCGTGAACTTGATACGGAGCTGGAGCTTCTAA
- the LOC125605001 gene encoding protein Ycf2 has translation MKGHQFKSWIFELREIVREIKNSHYFLDSWTQINSVGSFIHIFFHQERFRKLLDPRIFSILLLRNSQGSTSNRYFTIKGVVLFVVAALLYRINNRNMVESKNLYLKGLLPIPMNSIGPRNDTSEESFGSSNINRLIVSLLYFTKGKKISESCFRDPKESTRVLPITKKCIMPESNWSSRWWRNWIGKKRDFCCKISNETVAGIDISFKEKDIKYLEFLFVYYMDDPIRKGHDWELFDRLSPNKRRNIINLNSGQLFEILVKDWICYLMFAFREKIPIEVEGFFKQQGAGSTIQSNDIEHVSHLFSRNKRAISLQNCAQFHMWQFHQDLFVSWGKNPHESDFLRKISRENWIWLDNVWLVNKDRFFSKVRNVSSNIQYDSTRSSFVQVTDSSQLNGSSDQFIDPFDSISNEDSEYHYHTLINQREIQQLKERSILWDPSFIQTEGREIESDRFPKYLSGYSSMPRLFTEREKRMNNHLLPEESEEFFWNSTRAIRSFFSDRWSELHLGSNPTERSTRDQKLLKKEQDVSFVPSRRSENKEIVNIFKIITYLQNTVSIHPISSDLGCDTVPKDELDMDSSNKISFLNKNPFFYLFHLFHERKRGGYTLRHDFESEERFQEMADLFTLSITEPDLVYHKGFAFSIDSYGLDQRQFLKEVFNSRDELKKKSLLVLPPIFYEENESFYRRIRKNWVRISCGNFFEDPKPKRVVFASNNIMEAVNQYRLIRNLIQIQFQYSPYGYIRNVLNRFFLMKRPDRNFEYGIQRDLIGNDTLNHRTIMKDTINQHLSNLKKSQKKWFDPLIFLSRTERSINRDPNAYRYKWSNGSKNFQEHLKHFVSERKSRFQVVFDRLCINQYSIDWSEVIDKKDLSKSLRFFLSKLLRFLSKLLLFLSNSLPFFFVSFENIPIHRSEIHIYELKGPNDQPCNQLLESIGLQIVHFKKLKPFLLDDHNTSQKSKFLINGGTISPFLFNKIPKWMIDSFHTRKNRRKSFDNTDSYFSIVSHDQDNWLNPVKPFQRSSLISSFSKANRLRFLNNPHHFCFYCNKRFPFYVEKARLNNSDFTYGQFLTILFIHNKIFSSCGGKKKHAFLERDTISPSSIESQVSNIFISNDFPQSGDERYNLYKSFHFPIRSDPLVRRAIYSIADISGTPLIEGQRVNLERTYCQTLSDMNLSDSEEKSLHQYLNFNSNVGLIHTPCSEKYLQRKKRSLCLKKCVDKGQMDRTFQRDSAFSTLSKWNLFQTYMPWFFTSTGYKYLNLIFLDIFSDLLRILSSSQKFVSIFHDIMYGLDISWRILQKKLCLPQRNLISEISSKSLHNLLLSEEMIHRNNESSLISTHLRSPNVREVLYSILFLLLVAGYIVRTHLLFVSRAYSELQTEFEKIKSLMIPSYMIELRKLLDRYPTSEQNSFWLKNLFLVALEQLGDCLEEIRGSGGNMLWGGDPAYGVKSIRSKKTDLKINFIDIIDLISIIPNPINRITFSRNTRHLSHTSKDIYSLIRKRKNVSGDWIDDKIESWVANSDSIDDKEREFLVQFSTLRAEKRIDQILLSLTHSDHLSKNDSGYQMIEQPGTIYLRYLVDIHKKYLMNYEFNTSCLAERRIFLAHYQTITYSQTSCGANSFHFPSHGKPFSLRLALSPSRSILVIGSIGTGRSYLVKYLATNSYVPFITVCLNKFLDNKPKGFFLDDIDIDDSDDIDASNDIDRELDTELELLTMMNALTMDMMSEIDRFYITLQFELAKAMSPCIIWIPNIHDLDVNESNYLALGLLVNSLSRDCERCSTRNSLVIASTHIPQKVDPALIAPNKLNTCIKIRRLLIPQQRKHFFTLSYTRGFHLEKKMFHTNGFESITMGSSARDLVALTNEALSISITQKKSIIDTNTIRSALHRQTWDLRSQVRSVQDHGILFYQIGRVVAQNVLISNCPIDPISIYMKKKSCNEGDSYLYKWYFELGTSMKKFTILLYLLSCSAGSVAQDLWSLPGPDEKNRITSYGFIENDSSCHIGPSRTSNCLDLNYPYPEDALYIY, from the coding sequence ATGAAAGGACATCAATTCAAATCCTGGATTTTCGAATTGAGAGAAATAGTGAGAGAGATCAAGAATTCTCACTATTTCTTAGATTCATGGACCCAAATCAATTCAGTGGGATCtttcattcatatttttttccacCAAGAACGTTTTAGAAAACTCTTGGACCCTCGAATTTTTAGTATCCTACTTTTGCGCAATTCACAGGGTTCAACAAGCAATCGATATTTCACGATCAAGGGTGTAGTACTATTTGTAGTAGCGGCCCTTCTATATCGTATTAACAATCGAAATATGGTCGAAAGCAAAAATCTCTATTTGAAAGGGCTTCTTCCTATACCTATGAATTCCATTGGACCCAGAAATGATACATCGGAAGAATCTTTTGGGTCTTCCAATATCAATAGGTTGATTGTTTCGCTCCTGTAttttacaaaaggaaaaaagatcTCTGAGAGCTGTTTCCGGGATCCGAAAGAGAGTACTCGGGTTCTCCCAATAACTAAAAAGTGTATCATGCCTGAATCTAACTGGAGTTCGCGGTGGTGGAGGAACTGGATCGGAAAAAAGAGggatttttgttgtaagatATCTAATGAAACCGTCGCTGGAATTGATATCTCATTTAAAgagaaagatatcaaatatctggagtttctttttgtatattatatggaTGATCCGATCCGCAAGGGCCATGATTGGGAATTGTTTGATCGTCTTTCTCCGAATAAGAGGCGAAACATAATCAACTTGAATTCGGGACAGCTATTCGAAATCTTAGTGAAAGACTGGATTTGTTATCTCATGTTTGCTTTTCGTGAAAAAATACCAATTGAAGTGGAGGGTTTCTTCAAACAACAAGGAGCTGGGTCAACTATTCAATCAAATGATATTGAGCATGTTTCCCATCTCTTCTCGAGAAACAAGCGGGCTATTTCTTTGCAAAATTGTGCTCAATTTCATATGTGGCAATTCCACCAAGATCTCTTCGTTAGTTGGGGGAAGAATCCGCACGAATCGGATTTTTTGAGGAAAATATCGAGAGAGAATTGGATTTGGTTAGACAATGTGTGGTTGGTAAACAAGGATAGATTTTTTAGCAAGGTACGAAATGTATCGTCAAATATTCAATATGATTCTACAAGATCTAGTTTCGTTCAAGTAACGGATTCTAGCCAATTGAACGGATCTTCTGATCAATTCATAGATCCTTTCGATTCCATTAGTAATGAGGATTCGGAATATCACTATCACACATTGATCAATCAAAGAGAGATTCAACAACTAAAAGAAAGATCGATTCTTTGGGATCCTTCCTTTATTCAAACGGAAGGAAGAGAGATAGAATCAGACCGATTCCCTAAATACCTTTCTGGATATTCCTCAATGCCCCGGCTATTCACGGAACGTGAAAAGCGAATGAATAATCATCTGCTTCCGGAAGAAAGCgaagaatttttttggaattctacAAGAGCCATTCGTTCTTTTTTCTCTGACAGATGGTCAGAACTTCATCTGGGTTCGAATCCTACTGAGAGGTCCACTAGGGATCAGAAATTGTTGAAGAAAGAACAAGATGTTTCTTTTGTCCCTTCCAGGCGatcggaaaataaagaaatagttaatatattcaAGATAATTACGTATTTACAAAATACCGTCTCAATTCATCCTATTTCATCAGATCTGGGATGTGATACGGTTCCGAAGGATGAACTGGATATGGACAGTTCCAATAAGATTTCATTCTTGaacaaaaatccatttttttatttatttcatctaTTCCATGAACGGAAGAGGGGGGGATACACGTTACGCCACGATTTTGAGTCAGAAGAGAGATTTCAAGAAATGGCAGATCTATTCACTCTATCAATAACCGAGCCGGATCTGGTGTATCATAAGGGATTTGCCTTTTCTATTGATTCCTACGGATTGGATCAAAGACAATTCTTGAAGGAGGTTTTCAACTCCAGGgatgaattgaaaaagaaatctTTATTGGTTCTACCTCctattttttatgaagaaaatgaatcttTTTATCGAAGGATCAGAAAAAATTGGGTCCGGATCTCCTGCGGGAATTTTTTTGaagatccaaaaccaaaaagagtGGTATTTGCTAGCAACAACATAATGGAGGCAGTCAATCAATATAGATTGATCCGAAATCTGATTCAAATCCAATTCCAATATAGTCCCTATGGGTACATAAGAAATGTATTGAAtcgattctttttaatgaagagACCTGATCGCAACTTCGAATATGGAATTCAAAGGGATCTAATAGGAAATGATACTCTGAATCATAGAACTATAATGAAAGATACGATCAACCAACAtttatcgaatttgaaaaagagtcagaagaaatggttcgatcctcttatttttctttctcgaaCCGAGAGATCCATAAATCGGGATCCTAATGCATATAGATACAAATGGTCCAATGGGAGCAAGAATTTCCAGGAGCATTTGAAACATTTCGTTTCTGAGCGGAAGAGCCGTTTTCAAGTAGTGTTCGATCGATTATGTATTAATCAATATTCGATTGATTGGTCTGAGgttattgataaaaaagattTGTCTAAGTCACTTCGTTTCTTTTTGTCCAAGTTACTTCGTTTTTTGTCCAAGTTACTTCTCTTTTTGTCTAACTCacttccttttttctttgtgaGTTTCGAGAATATCCCCATTCATAGGTCTGAGATCCACATCTATGAATTGAAAGGTCCGAACGATCAACCCTGCAATCAGTTGTTAGAATCAATAGGTCTTCAAAtcgttcattttaaaaaattgaaaccctTTTTATTGGATGATCATAATACTTCTCAAAAATCGAAATTCTTGATCAATGGAGGAACAATATCACCATTTTTGTTCAATAAGATACCAAAGTGGATGATTGACTCATTCCATACTAGAAAGAATCGCAGGAAATCTTTTGATAACACGGATTCCTATTTCTCAATCGTATCCCACGATCAAGACAATTGGCTGAATCCCGTGAAACCATTTCAGAGAAGTTCAttgatatcttctttttctaaagCAAATCGACTTCGATTCTTGAATAATCCACATCACTTCTGCTTCTATTGTAACAAAAGATTCCCTTTTTATGTGGAAAAGGCCCGTCTCAATAATTCTGATTTTACGTATGGACAATTCCTCACTATCTTGTTCAttcacaacaaaatattttcttcgtgtggtggtaaaaaaaaacatgctttTTTGGAGAGAGATACTATTTCACCTTCGTCAATCGAGTCACAGGTATCTAACATATTCATATCTAACGATTTTCCACAAAGTGGTGACGAAAGGTATAACTTGTACAAATCTTTCCATTTTCCAATTCGATCCGATCCATTAGTTCGTAGAGCTATTTACTCGATTGCAGACATTTCTGGAACACCTCTAATAGAGGGACAAAGAGTAAATTTGGAAAGAACGTATTGTCAAACTCTTTCAGATATGAATCTATCCGATTCAGAAGAGAAGAGCTTGCATCAGTATCTCAATTTCAATTCAAACGTGGGTTTGATTCACACTCCATGTTCTGAGAAATATTTACAGAGGAAAAAACGGAGTCTTTGCCTAAAAAAATGCGTTGACAAAGGGCAGATGGATAGAACCTTTCAACGAGATAGTGCTTTTTCAACTCTCTCAAAATGGAATCTATTCCAAACATATATGCCATGGTTCTTTACTTCGACAGGGtacaaatatctaaatttgatatttttagatattttttcagACCTATTGCGGATACTAAGTAGCAGTCAAAAATTTGTATCCATTTTTCATGATATTATGTATGGATTAGATATATCATGGCGAATTCTTCAGAAAAAATTGTGTCTTCCACAAAGGAATCTGATAAGTGAGATTTCGAGTAAGTCTTTACATAATCTTCTTCTGTCCGAAGAAATGATTCATCGAAATAATGAGTCATCGTTGATATCGACACATCTGAGATCGCCAAATGTTCGTGAGGTCCTCTATTCAatccttttccttcttcttgttgCTGGATATATCGTTCGTACACATCTTCTCTTTGTTTCCCGAGCCTATAGTGAGTTACAGACAGAGTTCGAAAAGATCAAATCTTTGATGATTCCATCATACATGATTGAGTTGCGAAAACTTCTGGATAGGTATCCTACATCTGAACAGAATTCTTTCTGGTTAAAGAATCTTTTTCTAGTTGCTCTGGAACAATTAGGAGATTGTCTAGAAGAAATACGGGGTTCTGGCGGCAACATGCTATGGGGTGGTGATCCCGCTTATGGGGTCAAATCAATACGTTCTAAGAAgacagatttgaaaataaacttCATCGATATCATCGATCTCATAAGTATCATACCAAATCCCATCAATCGAATCACTTTTTCGAGAAATACGAGACATCTAAGTCATACAAGTAAAGACATCTATTCattgataagaaaaagaaaaaacgtgaGCGGTGATtggattgatgataaaatagaaTCCTGGGTCGCGAACAGTGATTCGATTGATGATAAAGAAAGAGAATTCTTGGTTCAGTTCTCCACCTTAAGGGCAGAAAAAAGGATTGATCAAATTCTATTGAGTCTGACTCATAGTGATCATTTATCAAAGAATGACTCTGGTTATCAAATGATTGAACAACCGGGAACAATTTACTTACGATACTTAGTTGACATTCATAAAAAGTATCTAATGAATTATGAGTTCAATACATCCTGTTTAGCAGAAAGACGGATATTCCTTGCTCATTATCAGacaatcacttattcacaaacTTCGTGTGGGGCTAATAGTTTTCATTTCCCGTCTCATGGAAAACCCTTTTCGCTCCGCTTAGCCCTATCCCCCTCTAGGAGTATTTTAGTGATAGGTTCTATAGGAACCGGACGATCCTATTTGGTCAAATACCTAGCGACAAACTCCTATGTTCCTTTCATTACAGTATGTCTGAACAAGTTCCTGGATAACAAGCCGAAAGGTTTTTTTCTTGATGATATCGATATTGATGATAGTGACGATATTGATGCTAGTAACGATATTGATCGTGAACTTGATACGGAGCTGGAGCTTCTAACTATGATGAATGCGCTAActatggatatgatgtcggAAATAGACCGATTTTATATCACCCTTCAATTCGAATTAGCAAAAGCAATGTCTCCTTGCATAATATGGATTCCAAACATTCATGATCTTGATGTGAATGAGTCGAATTACTTAGCCCTCGGTCTCTTGGTGAACTCTCTCTCCAGGGATTGTGAAAGATGTTCGACTAGAAATAGTCTTGTTATTGCTTCGACTCATATTCCCCAAAAAGTGGATCCCGCTCTAATAGCcccgaataaattaaatacatgcaTTAAAATAAGAAGGCTTCTTATTCCACAACAACGAAAGCACTTTTTCACTCTTTCCTATACTAGGGGATTTCACTTGGAAAAGAAAATGTTCCATACTAATGGATTCGAGTCCATAACCATGGGTTCCAGTGCACGAGATCTTGTAGCACTTACCAATGAGGCCTTATCAATTAGTATTACACAGAAGAAATCAATTATAGACACTAATACAATTAGATCTGCTCTTCATAGACAAACTTGGGATTTGCGATCCCAGGTAAGATCGGTTCAGGATCATGGGATCCTTTTCTATCAGATAGGAAGGGTTGTTGCACAAAATGTACTTATAAGTAATTGCCCCATAGAtcctatatctatctatatgaaGAAGAAATCATGTAACGAAGGGGATTCTTATTTGTACAAATGGTACTTCGAACTTGGAACGAGCATGAAGAAATTCACGATACTTCTTTATCTTTTGAGTTGTTCTGCCGGATCGGTCGCTCAAGACCTTTGGTCTCTACCCGGACccgatgaaaaaaataggatCACTTCTTATGGATTCATTGAGAATGATTCGTCATGTCATATAGGCCCGAGTCGGACATCTAATTGCTTAGATTTGAATTATCCTTATCCGGAGGatgccttatatatatattaa